The Aquabacterium sp. A3 DNA window GGCCCTTCGTGCCCGACCACTTCAGGGTGGGGGTGACCCAGGCCTGCGCGGCGGGCACGCCCAGCTTCACCTACAGCGGCGAGCCGTTCGGCATGACGGTCACGGCGTATAACGCCTTGGGCGGCATCACCTACAACCACGACGGCACGGCCAACACCAGCCCCAATTTTGCCAAGTCGGTGACGCTGTCTGCGGCCACCAACGCGGGCCTGGGCACGCTGGGCACCACGGCCTTGCCGGCGTCGGCTTTCGCCGCGGGCGTGGCCAGTTTGAGCACGCAAAGCTTCACCTTCACGGACAAGCTCACGGCGCCCGCCACCGTCCATCTGCGCGCGGTGGACAGCGATGGCGTGAGCTCGGCCGGGCACGATGAAGGGGCCGTGAGCCTGCGCAGCGGGCGCCTCAGGGTGTTCAACGCCTTTGGCAGCGAGAAGACCGCGCTGGCGGTGCCCTTGCAGGCGCAGTACTGGTCGGGCAAGGCCTGGCTCATCAACAGCGAAGACGACTGCACGACGGTCAGCGCAGCCTCGGTGGTGCGCGCACGCACCCTGGACCACCGGGGCGCGGTGACCACCGCCTGGAGCAGCAGCCCCGCAGGTGCGGTGACCTTGTCCAACGGGGTGGGGGCCTTGTTGATGAGCGCCCCCACGGGCGGCGCCACCGGCACGGTCGAGCTGGCCATCAACCTGGGCAGCACCACCACCGATGCCTCGTGCCTGAGCGCCCACCCGGCCAGCACGGGCCTGGGCAAGCCCTGGCTGCGCAGCATCAATGGCGCTTGCGCCACCACGCATGACCGCGACCCGTCAGCGCGTGCCACCTTTGGCATCTACCGGCCTGAAACCCAGCGTGCGGTTTACACGCAAGAGGTCTACTGAGCCGCGACTTGGCCCTAGCGCGTGAAAAACTGCGCGACAACGCGGGTAACGCAGCGCTTTTCATGCAACTGGTTGAACGCCCCGGGGCCTAACATCTGTGTCATTCAGTGGTGCGCGGGCTGCGCGTGCCCAGGAGTCTCAGACATGATGGCGGTGATCAAGATCCTTGACATGAAGCAACTGCTGTCGGCGTGCGTGTTGGTCCTGCTGGGGGCTGTAGGGTGGCCGGTGCAGGCAGCGCTGTACGCCGAATACCACCTCGAAGAGACCAGTTACAACGGCACCGCTGGTGAGGTGAAAGACACTTCAGGCAATGGGCGTCACGCAAGGATCGTTGGTGCAGCATCGTCTTCTGCCTCGGGCAGGGCTGGCCGTGGCCTGCTGATCCCTGAGAACACCACCAGCGCCATCGCGGCACTGGACACCGGCATCGACATCAACGACATCGGCAATGCGGGCACCATCAGTTTCTGGTACCGGTCCACTGCGTCGGGCGATGGCTGGAAGGTGCTGTATGACGCTTCCACTTCCAGTTCAGCCAGGTTTTATTTTGTACGGGAAGGCGACGGCGGAACGGACGGCACCACGGCAGTCATCACGGTGGGCACCAGCCAGAGGAACGTGTACGACGCCAACGGCATCGACGACACCCAGTGGTCTCATGTGACCGTGACCTGGAGCGGCTCCACGTTGCGCGCGTACGTGAAGAACGCCGACTGCAGCACCGAATGGGATGAAAGCACCACCGCTTCGGGGTCTATCCATGCCGACACGGGCACCTTGTACTTCGGCGACAACCGCAGCACGGCCATCAACGGGGGCTATCACGATTCTCTGGCCTCGGCCAACGGCCGCTTCGATCTGATCCGCATCTACAACCATGCGCAGACGCCGACCGAGGTCAGTGCCAACTGCGCCAACACGGCCAGCTTGCACCACCTGGAAGTCACCACGACCAGCGCTTCAGCCACCACGGGCACGTCGCTGACTTACACGATCAGGGCGTGTGCCAATGAGGCGTGCAGTTCCTTGTACACGGCTGGTGTGTCGGGCACCTTGTCCATCACCGGTGCAGGCGTGGCGACCACGTACAACACGGGCGCGGCCTTCGCGATCGGCTCAGGCAGCTCAAGTACCACCGAGACCGTCACCTTGAGCAAGGCCGATGGGGGCGTCGCGACGGTGACACTCACGGCAACGACTCCTGTGCCTGCGGGCAGCCCTGCGGTCTATTGTGGCCTGGGGGCAGCCGCCAGCAGTGGGGGCAGTTGCAACATCACGATCACGCCCGCAGTTCACCACCTGGAGTTGACCGCCCCCAGCAACACGGCATTGACGTGCCAGCCCATCACTTACACGGTCAAGGCCTGCTCGAACGCTGATTGCAGCAGCACCTACACAGGTGGATTGTCGGGCACCTTGTCGGTCGCTGGGGTGACGGTCAATTACCCCAGCGGCAGTGGCTTCACGATTCCCAACGGCAGCGCCACCACCACCATCACGGCTCACGCCACCACCACGGGCACGGCCACGGCCAGCCTCACGGGGCTGTCGATCACGCCCAGCAACACCCCCCAGGTGTTTTGCGGCATGGGCGTGGCGGCGGCCAGTGGCGGATCATGTGCCATCACCATGGTGGCGTCGGGTTTGCTCTTTGACGTGCCGGATCACCATGCCGAGACCAGCCAGACGGTGACGGTCAGTGCGGTTCGCTCGTCGGACAACAGCCTGGCCTGCACACCTGCGTTTGCCAGCGTGAGCAAGAACGTCACCTTCCGGTGCACCTACAGTAATCCCACATCAGGTTTTGTGCCGGTACGGGTGGCTGGGGCGGCGCTCAATGCGGGCAACAATGCCAGCGCTGTGTGCGATGGCGCTGGACGCGCCGTGAGTCTGGCCTTCAATGCCAGCGGGGTGGCCAGCACGACGGTGACGTATGCCGATGCCGGTCAGGTGGGGCTGACCGCCACCTACACGGGCTCGGGCGACGATGCCGGGTTGACCATGACCGGCAGCGACACCTTCATCGCGGCGCCAGCGGGCTTCAGCTTCAGCGGCGTGACGGCCGGCCCCATCAAGGCAGGTGCGGCTTTTGGGGGCACGGTCACCGCCGTCAACAGCAGCGGGGTCAAAACCAGCAACTTCGGGCGCGAAACCAGCCCAGCCAGCGCCACGCTGAGCTTCACCAAGCGCCAGCCCACCGGGGTCAATAGCGTGGCGGGCAGCTTCACGGGCAGCCTGGGGGCCTTCAGCAATGGGGTGGCCAGCGCCAGCAACCTGGTGTGGAGCGAGGTGGGCAACGCCGACCTGAGCGCCACCAGCAGCAACTACCTGGGCAGCGGTCTGTCGGTCAGCGGCAGCACGGGCAGTGGACCCGCAGGCGCCGTGGGGCCTTTCGTGCCGGATCACTTCACCGTGGCGGTCACTCAGGCCTGCGAGGCGGGCACCCCCGATTTCACCTACAGCGGCGAGCCCTTTGACATGACGGTGACGGCGCACAACGTGGCGGGCAACCCCACGCTGAACTACGACGGCACGGCCAACACGAGCCCCAATTTTGCCAAGGCGGTGACGCTGTCGGCAGCCACCAACGCGGGCCTGGGCAGCTTGGGCACCACGTCGCTGGGGGCGTCGTCGTTCGCCGGGGGCGTGGCCAGCCTGAGCACACAAAGCTTCACCTTCACGAACAAGCTCACGGCGCCCGACGCCGTCAATCTGCGCGCGGTGGACAGCGATGGCGTGAGCTCGGCCGGGCACGATGAGGGGGCCGTGAGCCTGCGCAGCGGTCGCCTGAGGATGTTCAACAAGTTTGGCAGCGAGAAGGCCGCGCTGGCGGTGCCCCTGCAGGCACAGCACTGGACGGGCCAGGCCTGGATCATCAACAGCGCCGACAGCTGCACCGAGATCAGCACCGGCTCGGTGGTGCGCGCACGTTACCTGAACAGCCAGGGCGCGGTGACCACGGCCTGGAGCAGCAGCCCCTCGGGCGCGGTGACCTTGTCCAACGGGCTGGGCGCCCTCACCATGAGCGCGCCCACGGGCGGCGCCACCGGCACGGTGGAGCTGGCCATCAACCTGGGTACCACCAGCACCGATGCCTCGTGCCTGAGCGCCCACCCGGCCAGCACGGGGTTGAACAAGCCCTGGCTGCGCAGTGTCAACGGCAGTTGTGCCACCACGCACGATCGCGATCCCTCGGCGCGCGCCACCTTCGGCATCTTCAAGCCCGAAACCGAAAAGGCTGTGCATGTGCGCGAGCTTTACTGAGGCGCTGCCTGGTTCGCCGGCGCGGGCACGGACGTGCACCGCGCAGCGCGGCTTCACCCTGACCGAGCTCATCGTCATCATGATCCTGGTGGGCATCCTGGCCGTGTCGGTCATGCCCAAGCTGCAAGGCGCCGTGTCCCTGCGGGATGACGCCTGGCGCGATGGGGTGCTCAGTGCTGTGCGTTACGCGCAGAAAACCGCCGTCAGCCATCGCCGCCTGGTGTGCATGAGTGTGGCCGACACCACGGTCACCCTCAGCATCGCCCAGGCCAACCCGGCCAGCAGTTGCAATGCCTCGCTGACCGGGCCCACGGGCGCCGCTGCCTTCGTCACCTCGGACAACCCCGCCATGCTGACCAGCGTGTCACCCGCGGGCGTGTTGTACTTCCAGCCCGATGGCCGGGTGACGACGGACGGCGCGGGCGCCACGGCCAGCAACCGCACCATCAGCCTGTCTGGCGCCAGCGCCATCGTGGTCAGGGGAGAAACCGGCCATGTCGAATGAATCCGTCATGCATCAAGCCCGCACCGCTGCGCGTGGCTTCACCATCGTCGAGATGGTCATGGCCATCGTGATCATTGGCGTGGGGCTGGCCGGGGTGCTCAGCGTGTTCAACACCGGGGTGCGCAACAGCAGCGATCCGGTGGTGCGCAAGCAGTTGCTGTCGGTGGCCGAAGAGATGATGGAAGAAATCGCACTCAAGCCCTATGCTGCAGCGGCCAACGACGCCGCCAGCGGCTGCGCGCGGGCGGTCTTCAACGATGTGCTGGACTACAACGGCTACGCCACCACCGGCCAGATCTGCAACCTCGATGGGGTGCCGGTGGCGTCCCTCAACGGCTATTCCGTGGCCGTGACGGTGGCCAGCGGCACGCTGGAGGGCATCACAGAGGCCCTGCAGGTCACCATCGTGGTCAGCCGGGGCAGCGAGAGCCTGACCCTGGTCGGCTGGCGCACCAACTACGCGGGGTGATGCACGATGCCCGCACTGCACCTCCATCAGCGCCTCCATCACCGCCATCACGGTTTCACCCTGGTGGAGCTGATCGTGGTCATCGTGATCACGGCCATCATCGCCGCCACCATCGCGGTGTTCGTGCGCCCGGCCATCGATGCCTACAGCGACACCCGGCTGCGTGGCGAGCTGAGCGACCAGGCCGACACGGCCTTGCGCCGCATCGTGCGCGATGTGCGCATGTCGGTGCCCAACTCGCTGCGCATCCCTTCAGCCCAGTGTTTCGAGCTGGTGCCGTCCGCCTCGGGCGGGCGCTACCGCATGGGACCGGACGTGGTCAACGACAGCCCGGCGGCGTGCACCACCCCCTCGGGCACCTGCGCGGCCTGGGTGGACCCCGGGAAGGCGCTCAGCACCTTCGACACCCTCACGGAGTTGAGCACCGCGCCCGCCGTGGGCGACTGGGTGGTGATCAACAACCAGAACGGCAACGATGTGTATGAAGGCTTCAACCGCTGGGCCATCACGGCGGTGGACAACCCCACGTCCACCCAGGGCAAGCTGCGGCTCACGGTGTCGGCTGCCAATGGCAGCACCAACCTGTCTGCCGGCTACGACGGCGGGCGCTTTCAGGTGGTGGCCAACGCACAGCAGTCGGTGTTTTATGTGTGCAGTGGCGCCGATGGCACGTTGGACGGCAGCGGCAATGGCAAGGGCACCTTGTACCGGCTCAAGCGCTCGTTCAACACCGCCTATCCCACGGCCTGCCCCTCGATCGCGGGCGCCGATGTGCTGGCCACCCGCGTGCGCAGTTGCACCTTCGTGTACGACCCCAACCAGGGGGCCACGCAGCAAAGTGGCTTCTTGTGGCTGCACCTGGAGCTGGCCCGCAACAACGAAACCAGCAGCCTGACCATGGGTGCCCATGTGATGAACGTGCCATGACCACCATGCTTCGCTCACCTCGTCCTTGTGTTGCTTCTGGCGTGCGGATTCGACGCATGCGCGGCCTGGGGGTGATCGCCGCCCTGCTGGTGCTGGTGATGTTGTCCACCCTGGCCGCGGCCATCGTGCGCCTGACCTGGACGCAGCAAACCACCCTGGCGCAAGACATCGACAGTGCGCGTGCCTTTCAGGCCGCTTACGCCGGCACGCAGTGGGGCATGTACCAGGCTCTGCGCGGCAGCTGGACCACCTGTGCCGGGGCCACACAAACCCTGGACTTGCGCAGCACCATGGGCGTGCGGGTCACGGTGACCTGTTCCTCTGACAGCTACAACGAAGGCGAGTTGGCCGATGGGTCTGGCAACCCGCAAACCGTGCGGCTCTACACCATCACGGCCACCGCCTGCAATGGCGCGGCCGCCAGTTGCCCCGACAACGCCAGCGTCACGCGTCCGAACTATGTGGAGCGTGTTCGGGTGTCGAAGGTGTCAGACCGCTGACACCACCCGCCTCGGGCGCGGCGTGTTGAGCGGCATGTTGCGCGGCGTGTTCGACCAGCAGGGCTTCAAACGCTTCGCCCTTGATGGGGCGGCCCAGGTGGTAGCCCTGGGCCTCGTCGCAGCCGTGCGCGCGCAGGAACTCGGCCTGGGCCTCGGTCTCCACGCCCTCGGCCACGATGCCCACATCCAGCCGGTGCCCCATGGCGATCAGGGCGGCCACCAGGCGGCTGTCACCTGAAGACGACGGCACCTGGCTCAGGAAGCTGCGGTCCAGCTTGAAGCGGTTCACCGGCAACTCGCGCAGGTAGGCGAAGCTGGAGTAGCCCACGCCGAAGTCGTCGATGGCGATGCTCACGCCCAGGGCCCTGAAGCGGTTGAGCACGTCGGCGGCGCGCAGCGATTCGCGCACCACCACGCTCTCGGTGATCTCCAGCTCCAGCGCGGTGGCCGGCAGGCCCGTGTCGCGCAGCGCGCGGTCCACCACCTGGGCCACATCGGGGCGGTCCAGTTGCACGGCCGACAGGTTCACGCTCATGCGCAAGGGCCAGCCCGTCTGCTGCCGCCATTGCTGCGCGCGTCGGCACGCTTCACGCAGCACCCACTCGCCCATGCTGACGATGAGGCCGGACTCTTCGGCCAGCGGAATGAAGTCGGAGGGGGGCACCAGGCGGCCCTTGTGCTCCCAGCGCAGCAGCGCTTCGGCGCCCGTGATCAGGCCCGTGCGGCAGTCAAACTGGGGTTGGTAGTGCAGGCGCAGCTCGTCGCGTTCCAGGGCCTTGTACAGGTCGTTTTCCAGCACCAGGGCATCGGGTGACGCCTGTTGCATCGATTCGCGGTACAGCTCGAAGCGGTTGCGCCCGTCGTTCTTGGCCTGGTACATGGCCAGGTCGGCGTGCCGCATCAGCGTGATGGCATCGGCACCGTGCTGGGGGTAGAGGGCCAGGCCGATGCTGGGCGTCACCCGCAGCTCGTGCGGCCCGATGCGCAACGGCTCCTTGAACAGGTCGATCACCTTGCGCGCCACGAATTCGCCGTCCTCGGTGGAGGCGATCTGCGGCAGCAGGATGCCGAACTCGTCGCCACCCAGCCGGGCCACGATGTCCGAGGTGCGCATGCCGCTCTTGAGGCGCCGAGCCACCTCGATGAGCACGTTGTCGCCGATGTGATGTCCCAGGCTATCGTTGATCTTCTTGAAGCGGTCCAGGTCCAGCAGCATCAAGGCCACGGGCCGGTGGTCGCGCTCGGCCAGGCTCAGGCAGCCCTTCAACTGCTCGTGCAGCATGTTGCGGTTGGGCAAGCCGGTCAGGGCGTCGTGCTGGGCCATGTGCTGGAGCTGATGCTCGGCATCCCGGCGCATCGTCACGTCGTGGGCCATGGCCAGGTAGCCCGTGAGCTTGCCAAACTCGTTGCGCAGCTCGGTCACCAGGATCTCGACCACCAGGTGGCTGCCATCGGCGTGCAGCATGTGCCATTCGCTGGGCAGACCGGGGGACTCTTTCGCCAGGTGCGTGAGCACGTCCAACTGGCTGAGGGGCTGGTTCAGTCGCAGCGACAGCAGGCGGGCCCGTTCGCTGACCTGATCGGGATCGAAAAAACGCTGTGTGGTGCAGCGGCCCACCAGGTCTTGCGCCGAATGGCCGACCAGCCTCTCGCCCGCCGGGTTCACGGCCTGGATGATGCCCGAGGTGTTGAGCACGAAGATGGCGTAGGGCGCGTTGTGCACGATCACCCGGCGCATTTCGTCGACCTCGTTGAGCTGGCGCTGTGCCTCGGCGATGGCCCGCTCGGCCGCCTCTTGCGCGCTCAGGTCCCGCATGATCACGATGGTTTGTGTGCCCCCATCCTGGGGCATCTGGCTGATCGCCAGGTCCACCGGGAAGGCTTGCCCGCTGGCCCGAACGCCTTCGGCCCGGCGCCCCACACCATCCATGCCCACGCGCAGGTGGTTGAGGTAGCTGGGCAGGTCGGGCGTGTCGTCAGACAAGGCCGATGCCGGCAACAGGCAGGCCAGGTGGCGCCCCAGCAGGTCGTGTTCGGTGCGGTCGAACATGCGGCACACCGCGTGGTTGACGCTCTGGATCTGGCCGTGGTCGTTCAAGGTCAGGATGCCATCCACCGTGTGGTCCAGCACCGATCGCAGCCGCTGTTCGCTGCGGCGGGCGTCCTGGCTCAGGCGGCGGGCCATGCGGGCGGCCTGCGCGTGGCGTCGCGCCGCGCCCCGCAGCGCCCACGACAAGCCCAGTGACCCCGCCAGCCCGCCCAGCAGCACGCTCAAGGGATAGGGTTGCCACGCTGGTGCAGGCATGTCTTGCGCCAGGGACAGCTCCCAGCGCCGGCCCGCCAACGCCAAGTGGCGCACGATCGTGGCATGGGCGTCGGTGGTGGTCTCTGAGCGGCGCCATGCGCCGCCCTGGGCGTCGGCCGAATCGAACAGCGCGCTGCGGCCTGAAGACACATCGGCCACCTGCCAGTGCCATTGGCTCCAGTCCTGCGGGCCGGTCACGGCCTTGAAAAAATCGGCGGTGCGAAACACCCCGCTGACCACCCCCTTGAACGTCGCCCGCCGTGCCTCCACCGTGTCGGGCAAGGCCGGGTCGGTGTACACCGGCAGGCGCACCACGATCCCTTGGCCGCCTTGCACCAGATCAAATGGGGCCGAGGCCTGCGCGCCGCCCTGGTCGCGGGCGCGCTCCACCACCTCTTTGAGGTGTGGCTTGGACAGGATGTCGTAGCCGAAGGCCTGCCGGTTGCGCATCATCGGTTCGTTGAACAGCACCGGCATCGCCATGTCGGCCTGTGGCGTGGGGTGCACGGCGAACCCGGGGTAGCCCTCGGGCATCAGCGAGCGGTCTTGTCGCACGCGCTGCTGCAGCGCATCGATGGCGCCGCGTGGCACCAGTTCGGCGTATTGCACCGCCAGCAGGGCCGGGAAGCGCTGCTCGGGATGCAGCGACTGAAACTGCAGGTTGAAGTGCCGCCGGTCCACCGCGTGGGGTGAGCGGAACATCGCCTGGAAGGTGTCCAGGGCGTGCAGGTGGGCGTCCACGAACTGCTGCAGGGTGACGGCCAGTTGCGCCGCTTTCAGCGTCAGCCGCTCCTGGGCCTCTTCGGCCAGCGTCTGGCTGGTGTGCCACCACCCGCCCAGGCTCAGGCAGCAGCCCGCGATCAGGGTCAGCCAAGCGGCCCGCTGCAGCCAGCGGGACTCCTGTTCGGTCGTGTTGATGTCATCCACCTTCATGGGCGTGAGCATTCCTTGCGTCTGCCGAAGGGGCAGCGTCATGGGCAGCTATCGACGTAAAAAGGGCCTGGCTTGATGCCAGGCCCCTTCATTCAGGTGGGATGCCGGGTTTTTTTTGACAGTAAACGTCTGCCCGGCGTGACGCAACTCACGAACCGCGCGCCATGGCCATCAGGCGGGCGATGCGGTCTTCGGTGGCCGGGTGGGTCGAGAACAGCCCCCGCAGTCCGCCGCCCGACAGCGGGTTCATGATCATCATCTGGGCGGTTTCCGGGTGGGCCTCGGCCGCCGCCATCGGAATGCCCTTGGCGTAATGGTCGATCTTCTGCAACGCGCTGGCCAGGGCCTGCGGATCACCGCTGATTTCGGCGCCACCCCGGTCGGCTTCAAACTCACGCGCGCGGCTGATCGCCATCTGGATGACGCTGGCAGCCAGCGGGGCCAGGATGGCCACGGCGATGCCCACGATGGGGTTGGCCGGACGCCCTTCCGAATCCCGTCCACCAAAGAACATGGCGAAGTTGGCCAGCATCGAGATGGCACCGGCCATGGTGGCGCTGATGGTGCTGATCAGGATGTCGCGGTGCTTGACGTGGGCCAGCTCGTGCGCCATCACGCCGCGCAGTTCACGCTCGCTGAGCAGGCGCATGATGCCGGTGGTGGCCGCCACGGCCGCGTTGTCCGGGTTACGGCCAGTGGCAAACGCGTTGGGCGCGGCCTCGTCGATCAGGTAGACCTTGGGCATGGGCAGCTGGGCCCGGTCGGCCAGCTCTTTGACCATGGCGTAAAAACGCGGCGCGGTGGTGGCATCCACCTCGCGGGCGTTGTACATCTTCAGCACCATCTTGTCCGAGAACCAGTAGCTGAAGAAGTTCATGCCGATGGCCACCACCAGCGCCAGCAGCATGCCGGTCTGGCCTCCCATCATGCCGCCGATGGCCATGAACAGGGCGGTGATGGCCGCCATCAAAATGGCGGTTTTCATCATGTTGAACATCGTGTGCGGGCCTCCGGTCCCGTGTCAGCCAAAACAGTGCGCCACCAGATGGTGGCATGGGTGAGATGAGGGTGGCAGCCTGCCAGTTCAAGACACTGATGACGGCAGGGTGCAACTTTGCAGAAATTCACGGGCGCTGATGCGTTTGCCTCCCGGGCGCTGCAGGGTGCGCAGGGCCAGCGCCTGTTCGCCACAGGCCACGATCAGGGTGTCGCCCTGGGCTTGCAGCACTTCACCAGGTTGGCCTGAGGCGGGCACCACACCAGCGGCCCACAGTTTGATGGTTTCTGTCGCCTTCTCGCCCGGCATGCAAAAGGTCGTGCCCGGAAACGGGTCGAACGCCCGCACGCGCGCGGCCAGCACCCGGGCCGGCAATCGCCAGTCGATGGCGGCCTCGGCCTTCTCGATCTTGTTGGCGTAGGTCACGCCCTCGGCGGGCTGGGGGGTGCGGCTCAGGCCGCCACAGGCGGCCATCTCCAGGGCCTCGACGATCAGGCGTCCGCCCAGGGTGGCCAGGCGGTCGTGCAGCACGGCGGTGGTGTCGTCCTCGCCGATGGGGGTGCGCTCCACCAGCAGCATGTCGCCCGTGTCCAGCCCTGCGTCCATCTGCATGATGGTGATGCCCGTTTCGGCGTCACCCGCCTCGATGGCACGGTGGATGGGCGCGGCACCCCGCCAGCGGGGCAGCAGCGAGGCATGGATGTTCAGGCAGCCCAGGCGCGGCAGATCGAGCACCCACTGGGGCAGGATCAGCCCGTAGGCGGCCACCACCATCACGTCGGGGGCGGCGGCCAGCAAGGCGTCGCGGGCGGCGGCGGCCTCGTCAGGGTATTTGCCGTCCAGGCGCAGGCTGTGGGGCTGGGCCACGGCGATGCCGTGCTGTTGTGCCAACTGTTTCACCGGCGAGGCTTGCAGCTTCATGCCACGCCCAGCAGGTCGGTCGGGCTGGGTCAGCACCAGGGGCACGTCGAAGCCGGCGGCCAGCAGCGCGCGCAGGGCTTCAGCCGCGAACTCCGGCGTGCCGGCAAACACCACTTTCATGGGCCGATGCATCTCGGCGTGCATCAGGCCGATTGCGCGTCTCGGGCGCGCTTGACCAGCTTGGTCTTGATGCGGTTGCGCTTCAGCGGCGAGAGGTATTCCACAAACACCTTGCCCATCAGGTGGTCCAGCTCGTGCTGCACGCACACGGCCAGCAGCTCGTCGGCCTCGAATTCATAGCTTTGGCCATCACGGTTCAGGGCCCGCACGCGGATGCGGGCGTGGCGGTCCACCTTGTCGTAAATGGTGGGCACCGACAGGCAGCCTTCTTCCCAGACGATCATTTCGTCGCTGGCCCAGACGATCTCGGGGTTGATCAGCACGCGCGGCTCGTTGCGCTCTTCGCTGGTGTCGATCACCACCACGCGCTCGTGCACGTTGATCTGGGTGGCGGCCAGGCCCACACCCTTGGCGTCGTACATGGTCTCCAGCATGTCGTCGACCAACTGGCGGATGCGCTCGTCCACCTGGGCCACAGGCTTGGCCACCGTGTGCAGGCGGGGATCGGGGTAATGCAGGATGGGCAGCAGGGCCATGACAGACAGACGCAGAAGGTTGTGGGGGCACAACGACCCCGGGGATGAGCCGATGAGCAAGGCGCGTAACACCGGGCAATATTCGTTGCGGCGCCTGCGAATTTGCGGGCAGAATCAGCCGACGATTGTTCCTATTTTGCCGAATTTGGCGCCGCCTTGGTGGGCCGGCGCATTTGGCCACCATCCGGAGACCGTTTTCATGAGCCAGCGTCAACCGTCCTGTCGTGCCCTGAGCCTGTCGGTGCTCGTGGCGCTGGGTGTGGGTTTCAGCGGTGCGTCCCAGGCTCAGGCCGCGCCCAATTTTCCGGTCACGGCCCAGCAAAAATCCACGGCCCAGCAGGTGGCCCAGGCCGGTGTGGCGCTGTCCGAGCTGTCACCCAACGCCCCCGATTCGTACACCGTCAAGCGCGGTGACACCCTGTGGGACATCTCCAAGCTGTTCCTGACCTCGC harbors:
- the htpX gene encoding zinc metalloprotease HtpX — encoded protein: MFNMMKTAILMAAITALFMAIGGMMGGQTGMLLALVVAIGMNFFSYWFSDKMVLKMYNAREVDATTAPRFYAMVKELADRAQLPMPKVYLIDEAAPNAFATGRNPDNAAVAATTGIMRLLSERELRGVMAHELAHVKHRDILISTISATMAGAISMLANFAMFFGGRDSEGRPANPIVGIAVAILAPLAASVIQMAISRAREFEADRGGAEISGDPQALASALQKIDHYAKGIPMAAAEAHPETAQMMIMNPLSGGGLRGLFSTHPATEDRIARLMAMARGS
- the def gene encoding peptide deformylase; its protein translation is MALLPILHYPDPRLHTVAKPVAQVDERIRQLVDDMLETMYDAKGVGLAATQINVHERVVVIDTSEERNEPRVLINPEIVWASDEMIVWEEGCLSVPTIYDKVDRHARIRVRALNRDGQSYEFEADELLAVCVQHELDHLMGKVFVEYLSPLKRNRIKTKLVKRARDAQSA
- the fmt gene encoding methionyl-tRNA formyltransferase produces the protein MKVVFAGTPEFAAEALRALLAAGFDVPLVLTQPDRPAGRGMKLQASPVKQLAQQHGIAVAQPHSLRLDGKYPDEAAAARDALLAAAPDVMVVAAYGLILPQWVLDLPRLGCLNIHASLLPRWRGAAPIHRAIEAGDAETGITIMQMDAGLDTGDMLLVERTPIGEDDTTAVLHDRLATLGGRLIVEALEMAACGGLSRTPQPAEGVTYANKIEKAEAAIDWRLPARVLAARVRAFDPFPGTTFCMPGEKATETIKLWAAGVVPASGQPGEVLQAQGDTLIVACGEQALALRTLQRPGGKRISAREFLQSCTLPSSVS
- a CDS encoding bifunctional diguanylate cyclase/phosphodiesterase — translated: MTLPLRQTQGMLTPMKVDDINTTEQESRWLQRAAWLTLIAGCCLSLGGWWHTSQTLAEEAQERLTLKAAQLAVTLQQFVDAHLHALDTFQAMFRSPHAVDRRHFNLQFQSLHPEQRFPALLAVQYAELVPRGAIDALQQRVRQDRSLMPEGYPGFAVHPTPQADMAMPVLFNEPMMRNRQAFGYDILSKPHLKEVVERARDQGGAQASAPFDLVQGGQGIVVRLPVYTDPALPDTVEARRATFKGVVSGVFRTADFFKAVTGPQDWSQWHWQVADVSSGRSALFDSADAQGGAWRRSETTTDAHATIVRHLALAGRRWELSLAQDMPAPAWQPYPLSVLLGGLAGSLGLSWALRGAARRHAQAARMARRLSQDARRSEQRLRSVLDHTVDGILTLNDHGQIQSVNHAVCRMFDRTEHDLLGRHLACLLPASALSDDTPDLPSYLNHLRVGMDGVGRRAEGVRASGQAFPVDLAISQMPQDGGTQTIVIMRDLSAQEAAERAIAEAQRQLNEVDEMRRVIVHNAPYAIFVLNTSGIIQAVNPAGERLVGHSAQDLVGRCTTQRFFDPDQVSERARLLSLRLNQPLSQLDVLTHLAKESPGLPSEWHMLHADGSHLVVEILVTELRNEFGKLTGYLAMAHDVTMRRDAEHQLQHMAQHDALTGLPNRNMLHEQLKGCLSLAERDHRPVALMLLDLDRFKKINDSLGHHIGDNVLIEVARRLKSGMRTSDIVARLGGDEFGILLPQIASTEDGEFVARKVIDLFKEPLRIGPHELRVTPSIGLALYPQHGADAITLMRHADLAMYQAKNDGRNRFELYRESMQQASPDALVLENDLYKALERDELRLHYQPQFDCRTGLITGAEALLRWEHKGRLVPPSDFIPLAEESGLIVSMGEWVLREACRRAQQWRQQTGWPLRMSVNLSAVQLDRPDVAQVVDRALRDTGLPATALELEITESVVVRESLRAADVLNRFRALGVSIAIDDFGVGYSSFAYLRELPVNRFKLDRSFLSQVPSSSGDSRLVAALIAMGHRLDVGIVAEGVETEAQAEFLRAHGCDEAQGYHLGRPIKGEAFEALLVEHAAQHAAQHAAPEAGGVSGLTPSTPEHAPHSSDA